The following are encoded together in the Lawsonia intracellularis PHE/MN1-00 genome:
- a CDS encoding glycosyltransferase family 2 protein codes for MEAIDIQSLSNNIYLYEIIRETLVIIPAYKEEKHIGCIVRKLRKLGFDVLVVNDASPDATAKKAEEAKAIVLSHPFNMGVAVALQTGYKYALLNGYKYIINLDGDGQHNPDDSILLLHTLVTNNADIVIGSRFLNVGDYTMQPFRLIGKNFFSFLIKILTGQKITDPTSGYRALSHHALSLWASEKFADEYPDADMLILSYRNSCKIIEVGVAMYQNTTDQSIHSGVIRPIYYIIRMCIGVVMAFIGGTKIS; via the coding sequence ATGGAAGCTATAGATATACAAAGTCTCTCAAATAATATATATCTATATGAAATTATAAGAGAAACGCTTGTCATTATCCCAGCATATAAAGAAGAAAAACATATTGGATGTATTGTTAGAAAATTACGTAAGTTAGGCTTTGATGTCTTAGTTGTAAATGATGCTTCGCCTGATGCAACAGCAAAAAAAGCAGAAGAGGCAAAAGCTATAGTATTAAGTCATCCCTTTAATATGGGAGTAGCTGTTGCATTACAAACAGGTTATAAGTATGCACTGTTGAATGGGTATAAATATATTATCAATCTTGATGGTGATGGTCAACATAACCCAGATGATAGTATACTTTTATTGCATACTCTTGTTACAAATAATGCCGATATTGTGATTGGTAGTCGATTTCTCAATGTTGGGGACTATACGATGCAACCATTTAGACTTATTGGTAAAAATTTTTTTTCTTTTCTAATAAAAATATTAACAGGACAAAAAATTACTGATCCTACAAGTGGTTATAGAGCTCTTTCGCATCATGCACTTTCTTTATGGGCATCAGAAAAATTTGCGGATGAATACCCAGATGCAGATATGCTTATTTTATCTTATCGAAATAGTTGTAAGATTATAGAAGTTGGTGTAGCTATGTATCAAAATACTACAGATCAAAGTATTCATTCAGGTGTTATCCGGCCTATATACTATATTATCCGAATGTGTATAGGAGTAGTTATGGCATTTATAGGTGGTACTAAGATATCATAA